The DNA segment AGTGAGACGACATCTCCCTGGGTGAGATAATGAGTCGCCAGCGGGCCCTTGGGGGCCTTGAGGCGGTTCGCGGTCTTTCTATCGACGCCGGGTGAGTTGAAGGTCACCACCTGGAGAACCGAGTCCCCGAAATCGACCGCCACCCGCTGCGCCATGGCGCCACCCAGGCTGTGTCCGACGACAACGACGTCCTTCCTGCCAATGCGCGTCAGCAGTGTCTGGAAGAGCGCGCGGGTCTGCTTGAAGGCAGTTGCGCCAACCCCCGCGGGGTCCATGTCCGCGACGGCATCAGGTGCCTTCTCGAACTCGGTGCCGCGGACCGCGATGATGGGATGGTTTCCACGGGATGGCTGCAGCCAGTAGGCGAACACGCCATGGGTCTTGTTATGGGGGTCGCTGCCCTCCATCTGGACAATGGTGTAGTACAGGGGCTGTATGCCCGGCTTCTTGGAGTAGGGGCGTTTGGTTGAGACGGCATAGGTCGCCGGGAACTTCAGCTCGGGCATTGCCCAGAGCTCCGGCGTTTCAGCGCGATACAGGAACCTGTCGACCTGGATGCCAGCCTGTGCGCCGCCGCCCTGGTTGTTCAGATAGGCGAAGTCGTGAGCCAGGTACTCGTAGAACTCGTGGTCGGGCGTGAAGTCCTCGGCCCATGGCTCGGGTGGCGCCTTGGGCATGACGATGGGCCGCGTGGCAACCCGGGTGTTGTCCTGGAGGATGTGCTGGGTCTGGAGACGCAGTGCGTTCAGATCAATGTGAAGCGCATTGGAAGGCGACGCGTGTGTCTTTGCCGCTCCCGAGCCGGACGCCACCGCCAACACGTTGGACTCCGGGATGTAGACCTTGTCACCTGGTTTGATGTGGTCAGGATCGGGCCGTGTCTTCCGGAGCGCGGCGTTTCGTGGGTCTTTGTAGACGACGCGCCAGTCCGCGATCCGGTAGGACGCGGCGATGCTGTACAGCGACTCTCCGGCCTTGACGACATGCTGGGTCATGACACCCGCTCCTGCTGGGACTGAGCCCGCCGTCCCTGGCGCGCCAGCCCCAGGCCCAGCAGGAGCAACAGGGCCAGCGCCGCGCCCCCATCCCCGCTGGTTCCACAGGCGCAGCCGCCGCCCGTGCCTCCCAGGGTCCTGGCCTGTGCCTTCAGTGTGAGCGAGGCCTCCGTCGTCGTCTCTCCTCGCAGGCGCAGCTTCAGCGTTCCCTCCGCGGGGCCTCCCACCTCTCCGTGGAAGGTGACGCTCACCGTCGTCTGGGCTCCCGGCGCCAGCTCCGCGTCCAGGGCGCTCGCGTCGATCACGAACGCCGGGTTGGTGTTCTCCACCACGCTCAACCTCGCCGGCGACGCGGACTGGTTCGTGAGCGTCACCGTGCGCGCCGTGCTGGTGGCGCCAATGTCCACCCAGCCCAGATCCAACTCCATGGGCTCGATGGTCAGGAAGCTGGCCACCGAGATGCCCGACAGGGCCACCAGCGCCGCGCGCTCCTGGTCCTTCGTGCCCAGCACCAGCGTCGCCTTCGACGCGCCAATCACTGACGTGTCGTACTTCAGATCCAGCGTCAGCGAGTCACCCTGCGGTAGCGCGCGGCCCTCCGCGCCCA comes from the Corallococcus exiguus genome and includes:
- a CDS encoding alpha/beta fold hydrolase, with the translated sequence MTQHVVKAGESLYSIAASYRIADWRVVYKDPRNAALRKTRPDPDHIKPGDKVYIPESNVLAVASGSGAAKTHASPSNALHIDLNALRLQTQHILQDNTRVATRPIVMPKAPPEPWAEDFTPDHEFYEYLAHDFAYLNNQGGGAQAGIQVDRFLYRAETPELWAMPELKFPATYAVSTKRPYSKKPGIQPLYYTIVQMEGSDPHNKTHGVFAYWLQPSRGNHPIIAVRGTEFEKAPDAVADMDPAGVGATAFKQTRALFQTLLTRIGRKDVVVVGHSLGGAMAQRVAVDFGDSVLQVVTFNSPGVDRKTANRLKAPKGPLATHYLTQGDVVSLAGETLLAGNATILEGAATAELRRLLKNGSLHKVDDLLTDVLGILFMIVVKKELFPAVMRTSNIKQLLAAVAIAYAGGNAQAAKSVGAALGALHSQRLLGPNGTTKRTRLTVGPQSSGQSSDNIHSPIVEEMRKKRLGVLNIPRLYRSVMKQIDAIMGAPVKSFMKEVMSYDSPLPKLARTLLPPLVTLKVALDEVGGLQGLAIKSLHLPPPKFDVKMLQPDRLTMDRDNTYVATRLPLINQGSLGRSSAQRSSPGGR